The genomic interval CCCATCAGCGCGGTCCGCGTGGGCCTGATCGGCGGCCAGCTTGTCATCAACCCGCCGATGGGCGACATGGAACAGAGCGACCTCGACCTCGTCGTGGCCGGTAACAAGCAGAAGATCATCATGATCGAAGCCGGTGCGAACGAAGTCCCCGAAGAGCAGATGATCAAGGCGCTCAAGTTCGGCCATGACGAAATCAAAAAGCTCTGCGACCTTCAGAGCGAGCTCGGCAAAAAGGTGAACAAGCCCAAGCGTGAGTTCGTGAAGCCGCAGGTTTGCGACGAAGTGAAGAAGAAAGTGGCCGCCATCGCGTCGCACCAGGCCTTCAAGCAGGCTTTCTCCGCAGGCTCCAAGGAAGGGCGCGAAGCCGCGGTGCAGTCGCTTTACAAGGACAAGGTCCTGGCCCAGCTCAAGCCCGCGGGCGAAGAAGAGTTCGACGAAAAGCCCGTGAAGACCGCTTTTGAAAAGCTCGAAAAGGAATATGTCCGCGACGTGCTCATCCTCGGCGAAGGCAAGCGAGTCGACGGCCGCGGCGCTTACGACATCCGCGAAGTGACCTGCGACGTGGGAGTACTTCCTCGCACGCATGGCTCCGCGGTGTTTACGCGCGGCCAGACCCAGGCGCTCTGCGTCACGACGCTCGGTACGGGCGACGACGAGCAGAGGATCGAAGCGCTGGAAGGCGAAGTGAAGAAGCGTTTCATGCTTCACTACAATTTCCCGCCGTCTTCTGTCGGCGAAACGGGCCGCACCGGCGGCACCGGACGCCGCGAAATCGGCCACGGCGCTTTGGCCGAACGCGCGCTGAAGCCCGTCGTTCCCACGAGCGAAGATTTTCCGTACGTTGTCCGCCTTGTCTCCGACATTCTCGAATCCAACGGTTCCAGCTCCATGGCCACGGTTTGCGGCGGGACGCTGGCGCTCATGGATGCGGGCGTGCCGCTGAAGGCCCCGGTTGCCGGCATGGCGATCGGCCTGATCACGGACGAAAAACGTTTTAAGGTCCTGACGGACATCGCCGGCATCGAAGACCACCTCGGCGACATGGACTTCAAAGCCGCCGGAACGGCCAAGGGCCTGACCGCGCTGCAGATGGACCTCAAGATCGCGGGCATCTCGGAAGAGATCATGCTCGAAGCGTTTGATCACGCGAAGAAAGCGCGCTTCAAGATCCTGGACATCATTGCCCAGACGATCAAGCAGCCGCGCACGGAGATTTCCGAATTCGCTCCGCGCATCACCACGATCCAGATCAATCCCGAGAAAATCGGCGCGCTCATCGGCCCCGGCGGCAAAGTCATCCGCGGGATTTGCGATGAAACCGGCGCCAAGGTTGAAATCGACGACAGCGGTCTTGTCATGATCGCATCGACCGAAGCCAAGGCCGCCGAACTCGCCGCGCAGCGTGTGCGTGAGATTACGGCCGAAGCCGAAGTCGGCGCCATCTATCAGGGCACGGTCCGCAAGCTCATGGCTTTCGGCGCCTTCTGCGAAATTCTTCCCGGCCAGGACGGGCTCTGCCACGTCTCCGAAGTCGCGGACGGTTTCGTGAAAGACGTGACCGAGTACCTTCGTGTCGGCGACGTCGTTCCCGTGAAAGTCGTCGGCGTTGAAAACGGCAAGATCAGCCTGAGCATCAAGCAGGCGAAAGAAGGCGGCTGGCCCAAGCTTCCCGAGGGCGCTGAGCGCGATACGATCAGCCCGCCGTCGGAACGCAGCAGGGGCGGCGGCCGCGATCGCAGCCGTTCGCGCCGTTAAGACATGAAGGAATACGAAGTCCAGATTAAGCTCCAGCCCCATTTCGAGGGGCTGGAGCTTCCTCAGTACCAGACCGCGGGTTCCAGCGGGCTGGATTTACTGGCCGCTTGCGACGCGGACATTGTCCTGCGTCCCGGCGAGCGCGCCCTGATCCCCACCGGGATTTCCATTTCCCTGCCTCAAGGAACCGAGGCCCAGGTCCGCCCTCGCAGCGGGCTTGCCATCAAGCATGGCGTTACCCTGCTCAACTCCCCGGGCACGATCGACGCCGATTACCGCGGTGAAATCAAGGTCATTGCCATCAATCTGGGGCAGGAAACCTTCACGGTCACCCGCGGCATGCGCATCGCCCAAATGGTGATGGCGGAAGTCATCAAGGCCAAGCTGGTTGTTGCCGATAATTTAAGCACTACCGCTCGCGGCAGCGGCGGCTTCGGCCATACCGGCCATTAACTTTCTGTAACGCCACAACTTAGGCAAATCCGGCTTCACTCGACATGCGAAAAGAGCGAATCAACGAAATCTGGGGAGTCTTTTTCCTTTTGCTGGGGCTTTTTACGCTCGCGAGCCTGCTTTCTTTCGAGCCTAAAGACATCCCGTTTTATACCTCGCATCCCTTTGCCCCGATCCAGAATTACACGGGCGTCATCGGCGCGTACGCCGCGTTCGGCCTCGTCATCACGTTCGGCATCAGCGCTTATCTCATTCCCATGCTTTTCCTGCTGTGGTCGGGGTGCTTCTTCCTCCAGAAAGTCCCCGAGCGCAAAGTCTTCAAATTCCTGGGCCTGGCCATCGCGCTTTTTTCCACGGCAACGCTCGTCGCGATTTCCGTGGCGGCCGAGGCGCGCTTTGACGAGGGCGGCGCCATCGGCTATCTCGCGGGCAGCCATCTCCTAAAATATTTCGGTCCGGTCGGCAGCTACATCGTCGCGGGTTCGTGTCTCCTGCTGTCGCTGCTTCTGGCGACAGACTTCCTGATTTATCCCGTGGTCAAAAAGATTTTCCAGAAGGGCCGCGCCACGATCCATTTCTCCGCGGAAAAAATCAGCGAGATCAAAGAAGAGATTTCCGATCTGACGCATGCGTTCAAACCGGCGTCGGCCGCGGCTAAGTCCGCTCCGGCTGCGAAAGCCGCCAAGGCTCCCGCCGCCGCGAAGGAAAAAGAGCCGCCCGCGCCGAAACTGCCGCCGATCGAAATGAAAGTGAAACGCTACCAGCCGGACGTGCCCGAGGAAGACGCTCAGGCCGAAGACAAGTCAAAGAAATCCAAAGAAAAAGACATCGAAGCGCCCGCGGCGAAAAAGCAGCAGCCGGCCGCGCCGCTTTCCGCTCCCGCGGCCGCTCTTCCTGCCGCGCCGTCCAAGCCCAAGGAAGAATCCGAAAACCGCCACGAAGGCGTGGTCGGTTCCAAGGCCGCGGCCGAATACAAGTTTCCGTCCATCGAACTCTTGAAGCGCCCGTCCGCCGGCCAGGCGAAGAACGATGACCTTCAGGGCAATTCCAGGCTCCTCGAAGAGACGCTCATGCGCTTTGGCATTGAAGTCAAAGTCGTGGAAGTCGAACAGGGCCCGGTCATCACGCGCTATGAGCTTCTCCCCGCGCCAGGCGTCAAAGTCAATTCCATCACGGCGCTGCAGGACGACCTGGCGCTCGCCTTGAAGGCGCGCAGCATCCGCCTCATTGTTCCGATCCCCGGGAAATCTGCCGTGGGCGTGGAAGTCCCGAACCTCGTTTCCAGCGTGGTCAGCCTGCGCGAGCTGATCGATTCCGCGCATTTTCGCGCGAAGAAAGCGGAGCTTCCGCTGGTGCTCGGCAAAGACACAAGCGGCAAGACCCTCATCGCGGACCTGTCCGTCATGCCGCACATCCTGATCGCGGGGACGACGGGCAGCGGCAAGACCGTTTGCGTGAACTCCATCATCACCGGCCTTCTTTATAATTCCACGCCCGAGCAGCTTAAGCTCGTCATGATCGATCCGAAAATGGTGGAGCTCGCGGTCTACAACAAGATTCCGCACATGCTGACGCCGGTGGTCACGAACGTGAAAAAAGCCGCGCACACGCTCAACTGGGTCGTGAATGAAATGGAAAACCGTTACAAGCTGCTGGCGACCTGCGGCGTGCGCAACATCCAGACGTTTAATGCCCGCCCCATGAGCGAAGAGGCTCTGCAGGCAATCCAGGGCAAGGAAGAGTCCGAGAACGTGATTCCCGCGAAGCTGCCGTACATCGTCGTGATCATTGACGAGCTCGCCGACCTCATGCTGACCGCGGCCGACAAGGTCGAGCCCGCGATTGCGCGCCTCGCCCAGCTTGCGCGCGCTGTCGGCATTCATTTGATCCTTGCGACGCAGCGCCCTTCGGTGGACGTCATCACGGGCGTGATCAAGGCCAACTTTCCCGCGCGCATTTCGTTTAAGGTCGCATCAAAGGTCGATTCTCGCACGGTGCTGGATGCGAACGGCGCGGATAAATTGCTCGGCAGGGGCGACATGCTTTTCATGAAGCCCGGCGACGAAAAGCCCACGCGCGGCCAGGCCCCGCTCGTCGTGGACGAAGAAATCAACGGGGTGGTGGATTTCTGGTCGAACCAGGCCAAGCCCGAATATCATCCGGAAATCGCGACCGCGCAGGAGGGCAAGTCTTCCCTCGAAGGCGGCGGAGAAAAAGACGAACTGTTCGACGAAGCCGTGGCCGTGGTCCTGGAAACAGGGCAGGCCTCGACCTCGAACCTGCAGCGCCGCCTGCGCCTCGGCTACACGCGCGCGGCCCGCATCATCGACCAGATGGAAGCCGAAGGCATTATCGGCCCCACCCAGGGCGCCAAGCCGCGCGAAATCCTCATCGCCCAGCACCAGCCCGCGGCCGTTGCCCACCCGTCCGCCGAGTCCGAATCCGCCTAAAAACACCCGAATGATTCATTGACCCGGAATGCCCCATTTTTTATAATAATGGGCCGTTTTTAAGGAATTATCCCCGGTCCTTGCCGGGTAAGCAGTTGTAACGATTTTTCCCTGTCCCGCGTTGATGACGCTGGACTGCGCTGGCGGAGCCGATAGTTTCCGTTCCGCGTGCGGGAATAAAAGACATTCCCCTGTAGCTCAGTTGGTAGAGCAAGTGACTGTTAATCACTTTGTCCCTGGTTCGAGCCCAGGCGGGGGAGTTTATAAGCCCTGCGGGAGTTTTCCCGCAGGGCTTTTTCATGCCTTGACAGTATCTGCATAAGCAGATATAGTTTGGTCATGAAACTGACCAATTTGCAAATCGCGCTGGCTGCCATTGCCGATCCTACGCGGCTTAGAATCATGAACCTCCTTCAAGAAGGAGAGCTATGCGTATGCGACGTGATGAGCGTTCTTAAAGAACCTCAATCCAAGGTGTCGCGCCATCTTGGCTATCTCCGGAAATCGGGATTAGTTGAAGCGCGCAAGCAGGGTCTTTGGATGTATTACCGTTTAGCTAAGCCGAGCGGGAAAACAATTCAGGGCGTTTTTGAGGCTTTGAAATTAGCCCAAAATGACTGCGAAGAGCTGAAAGAAGACCTGCGGGAATTTAATAGAAGCAAAAGCTGTCTGGTAGCCTGTTGTAAGTAAAATTTTTTGGTCAAAATACATCTGCATAAGCAGATATGGAAGGAGGGGTTCCAATGGATTGTTGCAATGGAGGGTGCTGCTAATGAACATGGTTTCAAAAGCCCTGGCGGAGATGGGAGGCGCGTTTGCTCTCATCTTCGTTGGCGCCGGAAGTATTATGCTTTCCGAAAAGCATATTGTCCCGGCTTTTTGTATTCCTCTCGCGTGGGGTCTCATGGTTTCTCTGATGATTATCGCGGTAGGCCATATATCGGGAGCGCATTTTAATCCGGCGGTTACTCTTGCTTTCGCGATAACGAAACGCATTCCGTTTAGCGAAATCTGGTTTTATTGGACGAGTCAGATGATAGGCGGGATTATTGCCGCCAGCCTTTTAGGGGCTTTGAACAAATGAAAACAAAAGTGCTTATCCTATGTACTGGAAATTCCTGCCGTTCTCAAATGGCTGAAGGGATATTGAGGCATTATGGAGCAGATAAATTCGAGGTTTTCAGTGCTGGAACCAAGCCTTCCACAGTCAACAAAATAGCCATTGAGGTCATGCGCGAACTTGGTATTGATATATCCGGCCAACGTTCTAAGAGCGTCAGCGAGTTGTTGGGGCAGCATTTTCACTATGTCATAACTGTTTGTGATAATGCCAAGGAGTCCTGTCCTATTTTCCCGGGGAATAGCACCCAACTCCATTGGGCATTTCCTGACCCGCCGCATGAGAAGACGATTACCGAAGAAGTCCGAAAGGAGTTCCGCAAGGTCCGCGATCTCATTCATACCCGCTTTAAGAAAGTGGCCGAAACGGGAAACTTTTAGGCGACTAAGCTGATTTGGGCGCTTTCCAAGAGGATACGGATCGAAGAAAGTTCAATTTTTAAGGCTTCGGAAAGGTTGCGAAACGCGTCCAACAGGGGGAGTTTTATAAGAAAAGGCCGCTTCGAGTCCAATCGCTGCGGCCTTTTTTTTAGTCTTTGACGCTTTGGGGGGCTGATTCTTTTCGAAGAAATTCTCTGAGGTCATAAGCAGTAGTATGTTCGGGCCCGATCTCCCATTCTTTTTTTCTGCTATGGTGCAGAAGCGTCACAATTCCGGTCTTTGCCTTATGGGCCATTTTTTCAAAACACGCCCTCCGGTCCGGCTCTCGAAGCTCCTTCTCGTATTCCTCTAGAAATCGATCATGAGTCCAATGTTTCCAAATTCTCATTTCCTTCAACTCATAAGAGGGCGCGAGCTCATGCATCCAAGTATAAGGCGCGAGCGTATAAGCATCCATTCCCTCCGGCCACAAAGTTTCCACGAGATATCTTTCGCCATCAGCCGGTTCATAAGTTTCATAAGCGCTTTTCAATTTAAGGGGCATTTTTTCCTCTCTTTCTGTTCAGAAGCGGGGAATCCCGCGAAATACTGTTCATGGACAACCCCCCTATTGAGGAGTATGCTGAATTTATAGGGGGGGAGGTGATTGCTATGGCAGCAGTCCAACAAGGCGGCTCTAAGATGCGGACAATGGAACTCGTTATGCCGGCCCACCTCGGATTTCACCTCCGCATTATCGCGCGGTTCGTGCAGCTTGCCCTCAGATTTCGTTCTTCTATTAAAATTCGAAAAGGAAAGCTCGTTGCTGACGGTAAAAGCATCCTTGGTCTTCTCACGCTGGGAGCTGCGTGGAAGTCAAAGATGGAAATCGAAGTTTGCGGTGATGATGCTGATCAGGTCGTCGAGCGTATTAACGAGTTTTTTTTGATGCAAGAAAATAGATAGACTGAAAGCGGCGTTTGCCCGACGGCGCATTTGTTTTCTCTATTCTGGGGTTTTGTGGATGCTGCTTTCAATGATTCCCGCGGCAATGGCATAGCGGGTCAGGCCCGCGGTGTCATGGATGTTTAACTTTTCCATGAGATGCTGCCGGTGTTTTTCAACCGTTTTGATGCTGATATCAAGTTCCGCGGCGATCTGCTTGTTGGCGTTCCCTTCGGCAATTAATTGAAGCACCTCGACCTCGCGCGAGCTTAGGCTGATCTTTTTCCCTCGAGGAAGAGCTTCCCGGCGGCGCAGTTTCTGATAAAGTTCGGGCAATCGTTTGGCGATGGAGGGGCTGAAAAATCGATTTCCCTTTTGGACTTCCCGGATGGCTTTCGACAAAACCTCGTAAGAAGTCTGCTTGATGATATATCCTGAGGCGCCGAGTAACAGCACCCGCTTGACGTATTCTTCGTCACTATACGCGGAGAGAATGATGATTCGTGCCGCTGGCATAGACTTCAGGATTTGCCGCGTGGCTTCAAATCCGTTCAAAAGCGGCATCGCGATATCCATCACAATTACCGCAGGACGAAGCGCCTTGGCGAGCTGCACGGCCTGGCGGCCGGTTTGCGCCTCACCGACCACTTCGATATCGCCTTCAGCCTCGAGCAGCATCCGAAGCCCTTGCCGGAGAATTTTATGGTCCTCAGCCAGGAGGACGGTGATTCGATTTGCCATTGCTTCGTCTTGCTCCGTTGATGAAAGGAATCTCCACCCGGACCAAAGTGCCTTTGCCGGCCGTGGACTCGATCGTAAAGCTGCCATTAACCATTTCTACCCGTTCCCGCATCCCGATGACGCCTAATCTTTTGTGCCTTTTGGCGAAAAGCACGCGGTCCACTCGAAAAGATTTGCCATTGTCTTTTATTTCCATGCGAATGGAATTCCGCAGTTTCAGGATGCTCAAGCTCGCTTTGCTTGCTTTCGCATGCTGCGCGACATTCGTGAGCGCCGATTGGGCCACTCGATAAAGCATCGTACGCTTGGAGCCGCTTAATCTTTCCACACCGCGAAAGACCGTAAAGCGGACGGGAATGCGAGTTCTTTTTGTGAAGTCTTTTATGTAGGAAGTCAAAGCCGGAATAAGCCCCAGGTCGTCCAAGATCGTTGGGCGCAATTCCCGGGCGAACCGGTGCACAATGTTCACCGAATTTTCTACAAGGCGCTGCGTATGGACTATTTTTTTCTTGAGGCCCTTCGTGTTGGTTGCAGCTTCTTTTTTTAACCCGCCCAGATGGACATTGATTCCGGCCAGGGTCTGAGCGATTTCATCGTGAAGCTCGCGGCTGATCTGCCTCCGTTCTTCCTCCTGCGCGAGCAGGATCTGATGAGACAGGCGCCGCAAACGCTTTTGCATCTCGCGCGACTCGCCCAGCACTTGGTTATAGTGCTGCTTATTTTTTTTAAGCGCGGCCTCCGCGATCTTGCGCCGGTGGATCTCTTGTTTGAGTTTATCGTTCCTAGGATCGTTCATCGGATTCCCTTCACTATTATCGAATAGTTACTTTGATCCGTCCATGGGTAATGAAATGCTGCTTAGGCGGCCTGAAGCTGCAAGTACACCGATTTCCACTGGGTGAGCATTTGATGAAATCGGCGGCGGGCCTCTAGGCTTCTAACAGCGGCTTCCTTCGTTGCATTGGAATGCCGTGCAATGCGCTGACAGAGAATCTGCTGATAATCCCTGGCGGCATGCTCCCAATCGCCCAGGGTTTGCTTGAGTTTTTCATATTGAGCCTGAAGCATTTCTCGGAAAGTCAAGGCGCCCGGATTTTCGAGTCTTTCGAGAAGCCGGTCTTCAAGACTTTGTTTTTCGGCGGCCAGTTGGGCGGCAATAATACGGAACTTGGACATCTTTCTTAAATCCCACGCAAGCCCCAGCCCGGAGAGTAGAGCAATTATCCATTTGGTTGGGTCCCATTGGTACCAGCGCACGCCATTCCGGTAATCTCCCGGGAAATGATGGTGATAATTATGATAGCCCTCTCCATTTGTGATCAAGGCCGCCAGCCAGTGGTCCTTCGCCGAAGAATAAATGTCGTAGGTGGCTTTCCCAAACTTATGGCAAACCGAATTGATGCAGAAGGTGGCGTGGTAGACCAAGGTAAGCCGGGTGCAGACGCTTAAGAGGAAGGCTCCAAGCAGATGCCCTGTAAGCGCGCCAACGACGAGGGGAGTGAGAATCCCCGCCGTGATTGACCATGCCGTGTAATAACGATGCTGATGCGCGAGAAGCCGGCTTTTTCGCAGGTCTCTTGCATTCTCATAATGGAGGGGATGCTGCCAAAAAATGAGCCATCCAATGTGCGCGTAAAAGAACCCTTTTTTAATGCTGTAGGGGTCAAGCTCGGAGTCGACTAAGCGGTGATGATCGCGGTGCTGCGAGGCCCAGCGGAGGGCGGATTGCTCGAAAGCGGCGGCCCCGAAAAAGAGCACGAGAAAACGGACAAGGGCATGGGCTTTAAAAGTGCAGTGGGCAAAGAGCCGGTGGTAACCCAGGGTGATGCTGGTGCTCGTAACCGCCATGTAAAACAAAAAGAGCAAAAGCTCCGAGACTGAAATGCCAAAACGGAGAAGATAGAGGCAAGTTCCAAGCGTCCCTAAAAGGGTCGTGATGAAGAAAAAAATGACATTGGTCCAGATCACCTTTTTTACCGGGACCTGCTGTTGCGCCGCCGTAACCTCTTTGTTCCCAAATCGTTGTCCCATTGCTTTTTGTCTCATGGCTTCAATGATAATTCAATTCAAGGCCGCGCAATATGGGGTATTCAGCCCATGGACCGGAGGTGGGGTCAATACCCCATAGTTATTGTATCCGATAAGGTTTAACCTGACAGCTCGATCGGCGAAGTTATAGAGAAGGTATGGGGGGTGGTATGAAATCGACGTCCATGATTCTGTCTGATTTTTTAACCCAAAATAAAAATGAGATTATTCAGCTATGTAGAGACAAGGTGCTTGCCGCGGGAGAGTCCAAGCCAACTTCAACCCTGTTAGAACGAGGGCTGCCTTTCTTCTATGATGAGCTCATCGAGGTATTAAAACGCGCCGGTTCCCTGGCCTTTATCGACCTCATTAAACAGGATGGCGAAGCTGCCGTGCATGGAAAAGAGTCGTTGCGGCTTGGCTACACAATCTCCCAAGTTGTTCATGCTTACGGCGCTGTTTGCCAATCCATCACAGAATTTGTCCAAGCTAAATCGTATCAAATCACTCCTCTCGAGTTTCAAACTCTTAACCTTGCCCTTGATTGCGCCATCGCCGAGGCTGTAACCGAATTTGAGAAAACACAAAGCGAAAATGTCGCCCGAAGCGAATCTGAACGCCTAGGCTCCCTCATTCATGAACTGGGGAATTCGCTTGCGGCAGCATCGATCTCTTCTGATTTGATTCAATCGGGGCGAGTGGCAAGCGCGGGCAAAACCAGCGATGTGTTGAGGGGGGCGCTCAAGCGCATGCGCCACATCCTGGATGTTTCGCTCACTGAAATTCGTTTGCGGACGAAAGCCCCATTGGAAGCAGAACAAATCCGTCTTATTGATATTATAAGCGAGATAGAAGCCGTTACGATGATCATGTATGAGACTAAAAAAATCCATTTGGAATTTCATATCGATCCTTCCATTGAATTAACCGCTGACCGCCATCTGGTTTTTTCCGCGCTCTCGAATTTGGTGAACAATGCCATGAAATTCACAAAGAGAAATGGGCGTGTCTTCGTACGCGGCAAAGAATCGGCGGGGCGCATCTTGATTGAAGTAGAAGACGAATGTGGGGGCTGGCAGGAAGAAGATAATGTGGAGGAGTTATTCGATCCTTTCGTCCAAAAAGGAGAGGATAAATCCGGTTTAGGTTTGGGGCTCTCCCTCAGTCGTAAAGCCATCGAATTAAATCGCGGCAAACTGACGGCGCATAATATCCCGGGAAAAGGATGCGTCTTTACAATCGACCTCCCGAAGATCGAGAAATAGTTTCCATCAAGACTTTGAAAGTCCATGGCGCTAGATAGTGCCCAGTTGCGAAAGTCGTCCTGGACGGGGAGGCATTAAAAAAGCCAGTGCCCATGAGGGTGCTGGCTTTTTTATTTGAACCCGGCCCTTCAGCGAAGAAACCCTTTTAGGTTGGAAGAAGTGCCTGTTTCGCTTTCTATAGGGCTTATAGGTTCCGCTAGCTCTCTCATCGAATGAGGCGTAGACTCCTATTGTGCTTCGATTTATAAAGAAAGGGCATCTGTGAATTTTAAGGAAAGATTCAAACCATTTATTGAACATCGAAGGCAGCTCAAGACCATCTACGTGGCGACTTGTGACGAAACCGGCCAGCCCAATTGCGCGCCAAGATTGCTTATCGATATCACGGAGCCCAACCACATCTTTTACGTTGATTTCAAGTCATCACAAAGCTATGCGAACATTTGCTCGACCAAGAAAGTCTCTCTGGCTTTTATGGACGAAAGAAATCTCGTAAGCTTTAAAATCAACGGGCGTTGCGAAACCATACAGTCCAGCAAAGAGCTCAAGACCGTTAAGGACAAATGGGCCAAGATCGTCAATGGTTATCATGCGGAGCGGATCATCGAACGGGTTACGGGGGTTGTTTCGGGCAGGGTTGGAGAAATCGTGCTCAGTGAGGATTACGTATTCATCAAGTTTTCTGCAGAGAAAATGAAACACGCCGTGATCCGGCATCCCAGTGCTTATCCGATAGGTAAAATAGCGGCTTTACAGCTGCGGATCGACGATCTTCAAAAAGTCGTCGAGAAACAAAAAGAGGACGGGCGGGAGATGGAAGTCTCCAGAGATTCCTATAAAGCAAGCTCAGATATGT from Verrucomicrobiia bacterium carries:
- a CDS encoding HPr family phosphocarrier protein, producing the protein MAAVQQGGSKMRTMELVMPAHLGFHLRIIARFVQLALRFRSSIKIRKGKLVADGKSILGLLTLGAAWKSKMEIEVCGDDADQVVERINEFFLMQENR
- a CDS encoding metalloregulator ArsR/SmtB family transcription factor → MKLTNLQIALAAIADPTRLRIMNLLQEGELCVCDVMSVLKEPQSKVSRHLGYLRKSGLVEARKQGLWMYYRLAKPSGKTIQGVFEALKLAQNDCEELKEDLREFNRSKSCLVACCK
- a CDS encoding sensor histidine kinase; the encoded protein is MLGESREMQKRLRRLSHQILLAQEEERRQISRELHDEIAQTLAGINVHLGGLKKEAATNTKGLKKKIVHTQRLVENSVNIVHRFARELRPTILDDLGLIPALTSYIKDFTKRTRIPVRFTVFRGVERLSGSKRTMLYRVAQSALTNVAQHAKASKASLSILKLRNSIRMEIKDNGKSFRVDRVLFAKRHKRLGVIGMRERVEMVNGSFTIESTAGKGTLVRVEIPFINGARRSNGKSNHRPPG
- a CDS encoding fatty acid desaturase, with amino-acid sequence MRQKAMGQRFGNKEVTAAQQQVPVKKVIWTNVIFFFITTLLGTLGTCLYLLRFGISVSELLLFLFYMAVTSTSITLGYHRLFAHCTFKAHALVRFLVLFFGAAAFEQSALRWASQHRDHHRLVDSELDPYSIKKGFFYAHIGWLIFWQHPLHYENARDLRKSRLLAHQHRYYTAWSITAGILTPLVVGALTGHLLGAFLLSVCTRLTLVYHATFCINSVCHKFGKATYDIYSSAKDHWLAALITNGEGYHNYHHHFPGDYRNGVRWYQWDPTKWIIALLSGLGLAWDLRKMSKFRIIAAQLAAEKQSLEDRLLERLENPGALTFREMLQAQYEKLKQTLGDWEHAARDYQQILCQRIARHSNATKEAAVRSLEARRRFHQMLTQWKSVYLQLQAA
- a CDS encoding DNA translocase FtsK 4TM domain-containing protein, encoding MRKERINEIWGVFFLLLGLFTLASLLSFEPKDIPFYTSHPFAPIQNYTGVIGAYAAFGLVITFGISAYLIPMLFLLWSGCFFLQKVPERKVFKFLGLAIALFSTATLVAISVAAEARFDEGGAIGYLAGSHLLKYFGPVGSYIVAGSCLLLSLLLATDFLIYPVVKKIFQKGRATIHFSAEKISEIKEEISDLTHAFKPASAAAKSAPAAKAAKAPAAAKEKEPPAPKLPPIEMKVKRYQPDVPEEDAQAEDKSKKSKEKDIEAPAAKKQQPAAPLSAPAAALPAAPSKPKEESENRHEGVVGSKAAAEYKFPSIELLKRPSAGQAKNDDLQGNSRLLEETLMRFGIEVKVVEVEQGPVITRYELLPAPGVKVNSITALQDDLALALKARSIRLIVPIPGKSAVGVEVPNLVSSVVSLRELIDSAHFRAKKAELPLVLGKDTSGKTLIADLSVMPHILIAGTTGSGKTVCVNSIITGLLYNSTPEQLKLVMIDPKMVELAVYNKIPHMLTPVVTNVKKAAHTLNWVVNEMENRYKLLATCGVRNIQTFNARPMSEEALQAIQGKEESENVIPAKLPYIVVIIDELADLMLTAADKVEPAIARLAQLARAVGIHLILATQRPSVDVITGVIKANFPARISFKVASKVDSRTVLDANGADKLLGRGDMLFMKPGDEKPTRGQAPLVVDEEINGVVDFWSNQAKPEYHPEIATAQEGKSSLEGGGEKDELFDEAVAVVLETGQASTSNLQRRLRLGYTRAARIIDQMEAEGIIGPTQGAKPREILIAQHQPAAVAHPSAESESA
- a CDS encoding arsenate reductase ArsC gives rise to the protein MKTKVLILCTGNSCRSQMAEGILRHYGADKFEVFSAGTKPSTVNKIAIEVMRELGIDISGQRSKSVSELLGQHFHYVITVCDNAKESCPIFPGNSTQLHWAFPDPPHEKTITEEVRKEFRKVRDLIHTRFKKVAETGNF
- a CDS encoding DUF488 family protein → MPLKLKSAYETYEPADGERYLVETLWPEGMDAYTLAPYTWMHELAPSYELKEMRIWKHWTHDRFLEEYEKELREPDRRACFEKMAHKAKTGIVTLLHHSRKKEWEIGPEHTTAYDLREFLRKESAPQSVKD
- the pnp gene encoding polyribonucleotide nucleotidyltransferase, with protein sequence MAIERVSRPLSNSDFIIETGKWAKQAHGAVTVQHGGTVVMATAVSEREVDPEKDFFPLTVDYREKLYAAGKIPGGYFKREGRPTEKETLTSRLIDRPIRSAFGKDYYNETQILVNVLSFDGENDPDVLAINAASAALIVSDVPFTDPISAVRVGLIGGQLVINPPMGDMEQSDLDLVVAGNKQKIIMIEAGANEVPEEQMIKALKFGHDEIKKLCDLQSELGKKVNKPKREFVKPQVCDEVKKKVAAIASHQAFKQAFSAGSKEGREAAVQSLYKDKVLAQLKPAGEEEFDEKPVKTAFEKLEKEYVRDVLILGEGKRVDGRGAYDIREVTCDVGVLPRTHGSAVFTRGQTQALCVTTLGTGDDEQRIEALEGEVKKRFMLHYNFPPSSVGETGRTGGTGRREIGHGALAERALKPVVPTSEDFPYVVRLVSDILESNGSSSMATVCGGTLALMDAGVPLKAPVAGMAIGLITDEKRFKVLTDIAGIEDHLGDMDFKAAGTAKGLTALQMDLKIAGISEEIMLEAFDHAKKARFKILDIIAQTIKQPRTEISEFAPRITTIQINPEKIGALIGPGGKVIRGICDETGAKVEIDDSGLVMIASTEAKAAELAAQRVREITAEAEVGAIYQGTVRKLMAFGAFCEILPGQDGLCHVSEVADGFVKDVTEYLRVGDVVPVKVVGVENGKISLSIKQAKEGGWPKLPEGAERDTISPPSERSRGGGRDRSRSRR
- a CDS encoding aquaporin; its protein translation is MNMVSKALAEMGGAFALIFVGAGSIMLSEKHIVPAFCIPLAWGLMVSLMIIAVGHISGAHFNPAVTLAFAITKRIPFSEIWFYWTSQMIGGIIAASLLGALNK
- the dut gene encoding dUTP diphosphatase, producing the protein MKEYEVQIKLQPHFEGLELPQYQTAGSSGLDLLAACDADIVLRPGERALIPTGISISLPQGTEAQVRPRSGLAIKHGVTLLNSPGTIDADYRGEIKVIAINLGQETFTVTRGMRIAQMVMAEVIKAKLVVADNLSTTARGSGGFGHTGH
- a CDS encoding response regulator transcription factor, encoding MLLEAEGDIEVVGEAQTGRQAVQLAKALRPAVIVMDIAMPLLNGFEATRQILKSMPAARIIILSAYSDEEYVKRVLLLGASGYIIKQTSYEVLSKAIREVQKGNRFFSPSIAKRLPELYQKLRRREALPRGKKISLSSREVEVLQLIAEGNANKQIAAELDISIKTVEKHRQHLMEKLNIHDTAGLTRYAIAAGIIESSIHKTPE